The DNA region GTTCAACGTGCTCATCCGCGAGTTGCAGTCGCTGTGCCTCGACGTCGAGCTCATCAAGACGCTCGGCGGCGACAAGAAGCACGCGGCCAGCGTCGCGGCCGACTAACCAGCTTGGGGCCGGCGATGCGCCGGCCCACGGGAAACACGCTTCCGGCTGAAGCTCTCCAGCCCGGAGCAAATGGAACTCGGTACTCGGTACTCAGTACCCGGTACTCGAAGAGGGCGGCAGCGGCGGGCCTGATCGCCGCATGGAGGCAAACCTTGTACCGTTCGAGCCCATTCGACCTCGGTAATCAGATCGCTGATTTCGATTCCATCCGCATCAGCCTGGCTTCGCCGGAGAAGATCCGGAGCTGGTCGCACGGTGAAGTCACCAAGCCGGAGACGATCAACTACCGCACCTTCAAGCCGGAGCGCGATGGCTTGTTCTGCGCCCGCATCTTCGGTCCGGTGACGGACTGGGAATGCTTGTGCGGCAAGTACAAGCGCATGAAGCATCGCGGCGTGATCTGCGATAAGTGCGGCGTGGAAGTCACCCTCTCCAAAGTGCGGCGCGAGCGCCTCGGCCACATCGAGCTGGCGTCGCCGTGCTCGCACGTGTGGTTCTTCAAGGGCCTGCCTTCGCGCATCGGACACTTGCTCGATATCTCGCTGCGCGACCTCGAGTCCGTCCTCTACTTCGAAGCGTATGTGGTCGTCGAACCGGGCGACGCGCCGGTGAAAGACCACGAGGTCATCCGCGACGAGGCGCAGTTCCGCGAGCTCGACGGGCAGTATCGTCCCACCGGCTTCCGCGCCATGATGGGCGCCGAAGCCATCAAGGAACTCCTGAAGCGCGTGGAAGTGGACGAGCTCTCCACCGAACTGCGCGACAAGATGAAGCACGAGCCCTCGCTGCAGAAGCGGCTCAAGTACGCCAAGCGCCTCAAAGTGGTCGAGGCCTTCCGCCGTTCCGGCAACAAGCCGCAGTGGATGATCCTCGACGTGATCCCGGTCATCCCGCCCGAGCTGCGCCCGCTGGTGCCGCTAGACGGCGGCCGCTTCGCCACCTCTGATCTCAACGATCTCTATCGCCGCGTCATCAACCGCAACAACCGGTTGAAGAAGCTGATGGACCTGCACGCTCCCGAAGTCATCGTGCGCAACGAGAAGCGCATGCTGCAGGAAGCGGTGGACGCGCTCTTCGATAACGGACGCCGTGGCCGCGTGCTGCGTGGCGCCAACAACCGTCCGCTCAAGTCGCTCTCCGACACGCTCAAAGGCAAGCAGGGCCGCTTCCGCCAGAACCTGCTCGGCAAGCGCGTGGACTACTCCGGCCGCTCCGTCATCGTCGTTGGTCCGGAGTTGAAGCTCCACCAGTGCGGATTGCCGAAGAAGATGGCGCTCGAGTTGTTCAAGCCGTTCATCTATCACCGGCTCGAACAGACCGGGCAGTGCACCACCATCAAGCAGGCAAAAGAAATGGTCGAGCAGCAGGAGCCCATCGTTTGGGACATCCTGGAAGAGGTCATCAAGGACCATCCGGTCCTGCTCAACCGCGCCCCAACGCTTCACCGCCTTGGCATCCAGGCCTTCGAGCCGGTGTTGGTCGAAGGTAAGGCCATCAAGATCCATCCGCTGGTCTGCACGGCGTTCAACGCCGATTTCGACGGCGACCAGATGGCCGTACACATCCCGCTCTCGCCCGAAGCGCAGATCGAAGCCAGCGTGCTCATGCTGGCCTCGCACAACATCCTGTCGCCCGCGTCGGGACACCCCATCACCGTTCCCACGCAGGACATGGTGCTCGGTCTGTACTACCTGACCAAGGCCAAGCCCGGCGCCAAGGGTGAGGGCCGCGCCTTCGCCAACATCGACGAAGTCGTCCTCGCGCTCGAGGGTGGCGAAGTGGAAACGCTCACGCCTATCCGCCTGCGCCACACCGGCGAGGTCATCGACCTTACCGCGGCGTATGACGATCAGGACATCATTCACACCGACCCGGTGCACTTCGACCGGCAGTTCGTGCAGACCACCGTGGGCCGCGCCATCCTCAACGATGAGCTGCCCGACGAGATGCCGTTCATCAATGGATTGCTCAAGAAAAAGGGTGTAGGCCAGCTCGTCAACTACTGCTACCTGCGCTTTGGCCTCGAACTCACCGTCAAGATGCTTGACCGCCTCAAGACGTTGGGCTTCCTCTACGCCACGCGTTCCGGCCTTTCCATCGGCATCGACGACATGGTCATCCCCGAGCACAAGAAGCAGCTCGTGGGCGCGGCGGACAAGCAGGTCATCGCTGTGCAACAGCAGTATCTCGACGGCGCCATCACCAACGGCGAGCGCTACAACAAGGTCGTCGAGATCTGGTCGAACGTCACCGAGAAAGTCGCGGACGAGATGTTCGGCGTGATGCAGCAGACCGATAAAGAAGGCCACATCAATCCCATCTACGTGATGGCCGATTCCGGCGCTCGCGGCTCGAAACAGCAGATCCGCCAGCTCTCCGGCATGCGCGGCCTGATGGCGAAGCCCTCGGGCGAGATCATCGAGACGCCCATCACGGCGAACTTCCGTGAAGGCCTCACCGTACTCGAGTACTTCATCTCGACGCACGGCGCGCGTAAGGGCCTGGCCGATACTGCTTTGAAGACGGCGGATTCCGGCTACCTCACCCGCCGCCTGGTCGACGTGGCTCAGGACGTGATCGTCTCGGAGAGCGACTGCGGCACCGTGGACGGCATCTTCGTGGGGTCGATCGTCGAGTCAGGCGAGATCATCGAGCCGTTGCGCGACCGCATCGTGGGCCGCGTCTCGCTCGTGAAGATCAAGGACTACGAAAGCAGCGTCATCGTCGACATCAACCAGGAGATCACCGAAGAGCTCGCTTCCGCCATCCAGTCGGCAGGCATCGAGCGGGTGAAGATCCGCTCCGTGCTGACCTGCGAGTCCAAGCGCGGCGTCTGCGTCGCCTGTTATGGACGCAACCTCGCCTCCGGACGCATGGTCGAACTCGGC from Acidobacteriota bacterium includes:
- the rpoC gene encoding DNA-directed RNA polymerase subunit beta', with translation MYRSSPFDLGNQIADFDSIRISLASPEKIRSWSHGEVTKPETINYRTFKPERDGLFCARIFGPVTDWECLCGKYKRMKHRGVICDKCGVEVTLSKVRRERLGHIELASPCSHVWFFKGLPSRIGHLLDISLRDLESVLYFEAYVVVEPGDAPVKDHEVIRDEAQFRELDGQYRPTGFRAMMGAEAIKELLKRVEVDELSTELRDKMKHEPSLQKRLKYAKRLKVVEAFRRSGNKPQWMILDVIPVIPPELRPLVPLDGGRFATSDLNDLYRRVINRNNRLKKLMDLHAPEVIVRNEKRMLQEAVDALFDNGRRGRVLRGANNRPLKSLSDTLKGKQGRFRQNLLGKRVDYSGRSVIVVGPELKLHQCGLPKKMALELFKPFIYHRLEQTGQCTTIKQAKEMVEQQEPIVWDILEEVIKDHPVLLNRAPTLHRLGIQAFEPVLVEGKAIKIHPLVCTAFNADFDGDQMAVHIPLSPEAQIEASVLMLASHNILSPASGHPITVPTQDMVLGLYYLTKAKPGAKGEGRAFANIDEVVLALEGGEVETLTPIRLRHTGEVIDLTAAYDDQDIIHTDPVHFDRQFVQTTVGRAILNDELPDEMPFINGLLKKKGVGQLVNYCYLRFGLELTVKMLDRLKTLGFLYATRSGLSIGIDDMVIPEHKKQLVGAADKQVIAVQQQYLDGAITNGERYNKVVEIWSNVTEKVADEMFGVMQQTDKEGHINPIYVMADSGARGSKQQIRQLSGMRGLMAKPSGEIIETPITANFREGLTVLEYFISTHGARKGLADTALKTADSGYLTRRLVDVAQDVIVSESDCGTVDGIFVGSIVESGEIIEPLRDRIVGRVSLVKIKDYESSVIVDINQEITEELASAIQSAGIERVKIRSVLTCESKRGVCVACYGRNLASGRMVELGEATGVIAAQSIGEPGTQLTMRTFHIGGTASRVSEQSRLDAKNNGTVRFINLVTVRSKEGGLVVMNRAGSIAVVDDKAREKERYAVVYGARIKVEEGTHVQLGQVLVEWDPYTFAILTEIGGTVQFKDLQEGLTLHEEVDEVTGLSRHVVTETPDEKRQPAVVVKGKSTKRYLMPSRAHLMIQDGDIVHPGDVLAKIPRETTKTKDITGGLPRVVELFEARKPRETAVISEIDGAVRFGEIVKGMRKIYVAADNGTEKEYSIPRGVHVNVQEGDRVRAGEPLMDGPLNPHDILAVLGEKELQAYLVNEIQEVYRLQGVNISDKHIEVIVRQMMRWVKVEDVGDTTFLLEQQIDKFRFREENDKVIASGGRPATGRPLLLGITKASLSTDSFISAASFQETTRVLTEASIQGSVDHLRGLKENVIVGRLIPAGTGMEYYRNVRLSPELEEAAAKVQEQVSKEYEEAERALEMLRSEGEAEEMAAE